In Rhizobium sp. ARZ01, a genomic segment contains:
- a CDS encoding DUF3126 family protein: protein MNPEEIRKLEAYFKRNFNKDMVVKARPKKDESAEVYLVDEFLGVVFRDDEDGELSYNFSMAILDIDL, encoded by the coding sequence GTGAATCCCGAAGAGATCAGGAAGCTTGAGGCCTACTTCAAGCGCAATTTCAACAAGGACATGGTCGTCAAGGCCCGCCCGAAGAAGGACGAGTCGGCTGAGGTTTACCTCGTCGACGAATTTCTCGGCGTCGTGTTCCGTGACGACGAGGATGGCGAGCTGTCCTACAATTTCTCCATGGCGATCCTGGACATCGACCTCTGA
- the clpS gene encoding ATP-dependent Clp protease adapter ClpS, whose translation MNATPVRLQGNEGSGDNPGRGTSVITRTKTKIKKPSLYRVLLLNDDYTPMEFVIHILERFFQKDREAATRIMLHVHNHGVGECGVFTYEVAETKVTQVMDFSRQHQHPLQCVMEKK comes from the coding sequence ATGAATGCGACACCGGTCCGGTTGCAGGGCAATGAGGGAAGCGGCGACAATCCGGGCCGCGGCACATCCGTCATTACCCGCACGAAGACGAAGATCAAGAAGCCGAGCCTTTACCGGGTCCTGCTGCTGAATGACGACTACACACCGATGGAATTCGTAATCCACATCCTGGAGCGGTTCTTCCAGAAGGACCGTGAAGCCGCGACGCGGATCATGTTGCATGTGCACAACCACGGGGTGGGCGAGTGTGGTGTTTTTACCTACGAGGTTGCCGAAACTAAAGTGACACAGGTGATGGATTTCTCCCGCCAGCACCAACATCCGCTGCAGTGTGTCATGGAAAAGAAATGA
- a CDS encoding phasin family protein produces MFNFEEANSKGKETMDAVLKSYSSLAKSMQAIATEAADYSKKSFEEGIAHFEKLSGAKSFEAAAELQTAYLKKTYESYVAEATKIGEMYSDLAKDAYKPYEAPVAKATAAAKAAVAA; encoded by the coding sequence ATGTTCAATTTCGAAGAGGCCAACAGCAAGGGTAAGGAAACGATGGACGCAGTCCTGAAAAGTTATTCCTCGCTGGCCAAGAGCATGCAGGCTATTGCAACCGAGGCAGCCGACTACTCCAAGAAGTCGTTTGAAGAGGGCATCGCGCATTTCGAGAAGTTGTCGGGAGCCAAGAGCTTCGAGGCAGCCGCCGAGCTCCAGACTGCCTACCTGAAAAAGACTTACGAATCTTACGTCGCAGAAGCGACGAAAATCGGTGAGATGTATTCCGATCTCGCCAAGGATGCCTACAAGCCCTATGAAGCCCCGGTGGCCAAGGCGACGGCGGCGGCGAAGGCTGCTGTGGCGGCCTGA